The following proteins are co-located in the Mycolicibacterium goodii genome:
- a CDS encoding APC family permease, with the protein MSDTAEVTEGHLKRALGLPSLVLFGLVYMVPLTVFTTYGIVTQTSGGRLPLAYLVTLAAMVFTARSYARMSVAYPVAGSAYTYAQKSFGAPVGFLAGWSLLLDYLFLPMINYLVIGLYLSAAIPAVPAWVFVLIGIVIVTVLNIVGIVSVARANFVIIAIQAIFIVTFLVLATSKVFGYGTVDLAAPFTGDGTAPGFNPVLAGAAVLCLSFLGFDAVSTLSEEAKDPKRDVPRAIMIATLVSGLIFVVLSYVGQMVFPSNEFTDVDSGSLDVMMTAGGNFLQVFFTAAYVAGATGSAITSQASVARILYAMGRDGVLPRPFFGHVSPRFSTPVYAILAVAVISLLAIVIDLAILASVISFGALVAFSVVNLSVIKHYFVDHHERDGMQLIGALVLPLIGFALTVWLWFSLDSLALIIGLCWLAVGFLWLAGITRGFRQPTPVLDMTE; encoded by the coding sequence ATGTCGGATACCGCGGAGGTGACGGAAGGTCATCTCAAGCGAGCACTGGGGCTGCCGTCCCTGGTGCTGTTCGGCCTGGTGTACATGGTGCCGCTCACGGTGTTCACCACCTACGGCATCGTCACCCAGACCTCGGGTGGCCGGCTTCCGCTGGCCTACCTCGTGACGTTGGCCGCCATGGTGTTCACGGCACGGTCGTACGCCCGCATGTCGGTGGCCTATCCCGTGGCCGGTTCGGCATACACGTACGCGCAGAAGTCTTTCGGTGCACCCGTCGGGTTCCTGGCCGGGTGGTCGCTGCTGCTGGACTACCTGTTCCTGCCGATGATCAACTATCTGGTGATCGGCCTGTACCTGTCGGCGGCGATCCCGGCGGTACCCGCATGGGTGTTCGTGCTCATCGGCATCGTGATCGTCACGGTGCTCAACATCGTCGGCATCGTGTCGGTGGCACGCGCCAACTTCGTCATCATCGCGATCCAGGCGATCTTCATCGTCACGTTCCTCGTGCTGGCCACCTCGAAGGTGTTCGGTTACGGCACCGTGGATCTGGCGGCGCCGTTCACCGGTGACGGCACCGCACCGGGGTTCAACCCGGTACTGGCAGGCGCGGCCGTCCTGTGTCTGTCGTTCCTGGGCTTCGACGCGGTGTCCACGTTGTCCGAGGAGGCCAAGGACCCGAAACGGGACGTCCCACGGGCGATCATGATCGCCACGTTGGTCTCGGGGCTGATCTTCGTCGTGCTGTCCTACGTGGGTCAGATGGTGTTCCCGTCCAACGAGTTCACCGATGTCGACTCCGGTTCGCTGGACGTGATGATGACCGCGGGCGGAAATTTCCTGCAGGTGTTCTTCACCGCCGCGTATGTCGCGGGCGCCACCGGTTCGGCGATCACGTCGCAGGCCTCGGTGGCCCGCATCCTGTATGCGATGGGCCGCGACGGCGTGCTGCCGCGCCCGTTCTTCGGTCATGTCTCTCCGCGGTTCTCCACCCCGGTGTACGCGATCCTGGCGGTGGCGGTGATCTCGCTGCTGGCCATCGTGATCGACCTGGCCATCCTCGCGTCGGTGATCAGTTTCGGTGCGCTGGTGGCGTTCTCGGTGGTGAACCTGTCAGTGATCAAGCACTACTTCGTCGACCACCATGAACGCGACGGTATGCAGTTGATCGGCGCTCTGGTGCTGCCGCTGATCGGTTTCGCGTTGACCGTGTGGCTGTGGTTCAGCCTCGACAGTCTCGCCCTCATCATCGGATTGTGTTGGCTGGCGGTCGGTTTCCTGTGGCTCGCCGGCATTACCCGTGGGTTCCGCCAGCCGACGCCGGTGCTGGACATGACGGAGTAG
- a CDS encoding organic hydroperoxide resistance protein, with product MTTSTGNSTGNSTDNVIYTAKTHTTGGRQGESYSSDGNLDLQLTPPGANGSGTNPEQLFAAGWSACFLSAMGLTASQHNVKLPADTAVDAEIDLINADGAFSLRARLNVTIPGVDHTTAQAIVDDAHQVCPYSKATRGNIDVAVTVA from the coding sequence ATGACCACTTCCACCGGCAATTCCACCGGCAATTCCACCGACAACGTGATCTACACGGCCAAGACCCACACCACCGGCGGCCGCCAAGGCGAGTCCTACAGCTCCGACGGCAATCTCGACCTCCAACTGACCCCGCCCGGCGCGAACGGCTCCGGCACCAACCCCGAGCAGCTGTTCGCCGCGGGCTGGTCGGCCTGCTTCCTCAGCGCGATGGGCCTCACCGCGTCCCAGCACAACGTCAAGCTGCCCGCCGACACCGCGGTGGACGCCGAAATCGATCTGATCAACGCCGACGGCGCGTTCTCCCTGCGGGCGCGTCTGAACGTCACCATCCCGGGTGTCGACCACACGACGGCCCAGGCCATCGTCGATGACGCCCACCAGGTGTGCCCCTACTCCAAGGCCACCCGCGGCAACATCGACGTCGCGGTGACCGTGGCCTGA